Proteins found in one Candidatus Cybelea sp. genomic segment:
- the fliN gene encoding flagellar motor switch protein FliN, with protein MVVDGNGPLEGDDLGLLLHVPLQLTVELGGCKMSVAEILKLGNGSIVELDRAANAPVELLVNDRAIARGEIVAVDESFGLRITELLRNGRSP; from the coding sequence ATGGTCGTCGATGGTAATGGTCCGCTCGAAGGCGACGATCTCGGCCTGCTGCTGCACGTTCCGCTCCAGCTGACCGTCGAGCTGGGCGGATGCAAAATGTCGGTGGCAGAGATCCTCAAGCTTGGAAACGGATCGATCGTCGAGCTCGATCGCGCGGCCAACGCGCCGGTCGAGCTGCTCGTCAACGATCGCGCGATCGCCCGCGGCGAAATCGTCGCCGTCGACGAGAGTTTCGGGTTGCGCATAACCGAACTGCTGCGCAACGGGCGATCGCCGTGA
- a CDS encoding lytic transglycosylase domain-containing protein has protein sequence MQIADELAAVRRRIAEITTAPAGACEFDEILSARVYDAQRAQVPVDVPAAARTPRGEIAGIVAAAAARRNLDPALVDAVIENESGFDERAVSSAGAQGLMQLMPGTAAALGVRNPYDARQNVDGGTRYLRSLLDRFGSVTLALAAYNAGPNAVERFGGVPPYAQTREYVQRVLSSYQRRSQLGNPATTESSPAPDSMLP, from the coding sequence GTGCAGATCGCTGACGAACTCGCTGCGGTCCGCCGTCGCATCGCCGAGATAACGACCGCGCCGGCCGGCGCTTGCGAATTCGACGAGATCCTTTCGGCAAGAGTGTACGACGCGCAGCGCGCGCAAGTGCCGGTAGACGTTCCCGCTGCGGCCCGGACGCCGCGAGGTGAGATCGCAGGGATCGTCGCGGCCGCCGCGGCTCGCCGCAACCTCGATCCGGCGCTGGTCGACGCCGTCATCGAGAACGAATCCGGGTTCGACGAGCGCGCCGTCTCGAGCGCCGGCGCGCAGGGTTTGATGCAGCTGATGCCCGGGACGGCCGCGGCATTGGGCGTACGCAATCCGTACGACGCGCGGCAGAACGTCGACGGCGGGACGCGATATCTGCGCAGCCTGCTCGATCGTTTCGGCAGCGTGACCCTTGCGCTGGCGGCGTACAATGCCGGCCCCAATGCGGTCGAGCGTTTCGGCGGCGTGCCGCCGTACGCGCAGACGCGCGAGTACGTGCAGCGTGTTCTCTCGTCGTACCAGCGGCGTTCTCAACTCGGCAACCCGGCGACGACCGAAAGTTCACCTGCGCCTGACAGCATGTTGCCATGA
- a CDS encoding EscN/YscN/HrcN family type III secretion system ATPase: MMAPRRLELGTCALGRAIDAAGHPLDDGPPLCGRAISIALRPPRPAQRAPVVTPLWTGVRVVDGLLTIGRGARIGIFGAPGAGKTTLLEAFVDGCAADAVVVALAGERGREAQQWIARLNERTTVVCATSDRPALERLDAGVVAVAQARALRERGLSVLLVLDSLARVAAALRELAIAKGESTRRGGYPPSVFAELARLVEVAGVLAEGSVTLIATVLNDGDDRDPVSEAARSLLDGHIALSTAFARAGRFPAVDVLASTSRTMEMVADGAQLRAARAVRRAIAALERVTDARSLGLESQEPPVRAAVAAEDRLEDFLRQAARRCEPAETLSRLAALAELVEDERADR; encoded by the coding sequence ATGATGGCGCCGCGACGTCTGGAGTTGGGGACGTGTGCTCTCGGCCGCGCGATCGATGCCGCCGGCCACCCGCTCGACGATGGTCCGCCGTTGTGCGGGCGCGCGATATCGATCGCGCTTCGGCCGCCGCGCCCCGCCCAGCGCGCGCCGGTCGTCACGCCGCTGTGGACGGGCGTACGGGTCGTCGACGGGCTGCTGACGATCGGGCGCGGCGCGAGGATCGGGATATTCGGCGCGCCCGGCGCTGGAAAAACGACACTGCTCGAGGCGTTCGTCGACGGATGCGCCGCCGACGCGGTCGTCGTCGCACTGGCCGGCGAGCGGGGTCGCGAAGCGCAGCAGTGGATCGCGCGCCTCAACGAGCGTACGACGGTCGTCTGTGCGACCAGCGATCGTCCCGCGCTCGAGCGTCTCGACGCGGGAGTCGTTGCGGTCGCGCAGGCGCGGGCACTTCGCGAGCGCGGACTCTCGGTTTTGCTCGTGCTCGATAGTCTGGCTCGCGTTGCCGCGGCGCTGCGCGAACTTGCCATTGCAAAGGGAGAGAGCACCAGACGCGGCGGCTATCCGCCCAGCGTGTTCGCCGAGCTGGCGCGGCTCGTCGAGGTAGCCGGCGTCCTCGCGGAAGGTTCGGTCACTTTGATCGCAACGGTGCTCAACGACGGCGACGATCGCGATCCGGTCAGCGAAGCCGCCCGCTCGCTGCTCGACGGCCACATTGCGCTTTCGACCGCGTTCGCTCGAGCCGGACGTTTCCCCGCCGTCGACGTGCTCGCCAGCACCAGCCGCACGATGGAGATGGTCGCGGACGGCGCGCAGCTTCGTGCGGCAAGAGCCGTGCGCCGCGCGATTGCCGCGCTCGAGCGCGTCACGGACGCGCGTAGTTTGGGCCTTGAGTCCCAGGAGCCGCCGGTGCGCGCTGCGGTTGCGGCCGAAGATCGCTTGGAAGACTTCCTTCGCCAGGCCGCGCGGCGCTGCGAGCCGGCGGAGACGCTCTCGCGTCTGGCCGCGCTCGCCGAACTTGTGGAGGACGAACGTGCAGATCGCTGA
- a CDS encoding flagellar M-ring protein FliF C-terminal domain-containing protein → MHALTLMGRRWNALSRVTRACAGGGALALLTLSLTLAILAHAPRVALFAAPLHPEQLGEVEERLAAWSVAFTATADNVIVDARRRNDLLLRLSLAGVPHPHLSSTGEALGAIGVLTPQAVVDAQTRAGLAGDIEAGLRGIDGVDDARVIVAPAKAAEFADETAHDASASVRLRLRSGSQLSHETIDGIRSFVAASVAELSAKRVTILDDRGVALGESNERNGDAAQLQASLQTALDAAFGDGTTIVRVRAEYANEQVSERDVRRLPVGLQAIAGTRRSESFDGGGKRYRRAEEGADRGSDTREITSQAAPGGLRRLSTAVFVDRGRSTDLAKIRELAEAAVGFDARRGDLLAVEAVSFHQPPEMRRDAWALLYGALIPLAPALVVAIGLVVCVRFAIPPCGELVRSLLERAALERTSKAAAGFAPARVRSCSNKNRRTLRPRSSAPFRPRRLPPYSSSIRRTNVRQSYGECSAATRRCSTKRMSSFAAMREFVPLTALLRPLQPLDEPALPEVEIRPELDRATVHCTHAADEYAMAFGAIRRFRAALADALDAGVARLLQEIAENVLARELALRAADVASIVAKTRERLVDERIVAVRVHPRDREALAELQVEKINDTSLHPGDIVVELRSGTIDLRLSARLEAAIAAAHE, encoded by the coding sequence ATGCACGCGCTGACGCTGATGGGCAGGCGCTGGAACGCCCTCTCTCGCGTGACGCGTGCCTGTGCCGGCGGCGGCGCGCTGGCACTCTTAACGCTTTCACTCACGCTCGCAATTCTGGCGCACGCGCCGCGCGTCGCGCTCTTTGCGGCGCCGCTACATCCCGAACAGCTCGGTGAGGTCGAAGAACGGCTGGCCGCCTGGAGCGTCGCGTTCACGGCGACCGCCGACAACGTCATCGTCGACGCCCGGAGGCGTAACGATCTGCTGCTGCGTCTCTCGCTCGCCGGGGTCCCGCACCCGCACCTCTCGAGCACCGGCGAAGCGCTGGGTGCGATCGGCGTCCTGACGCCGCAAGCGGTCGTCGACGCGCAGACTCGTGCGGGCCTGGCGGGCGATATCGAAGCCGGATTGCGCGGCATCGACGGCGTCGACGACGCGCGGGTGATCGTCGCACCGGCGAAGGCGGCGGAGTTCGCCGACGAAACCGCGCACGACGCAAGCGCGAGCGTCCGGCTGCGGCTGCGTTCGGGCTCGCAGCTCTCGCACGAGACGATTGACGGCATTCGTTCCTTCGTCGCCGCGAGCGTTGCGGAGCTCTCGGCCAAGCGCGTGACGATCCTCGACGATCGCGGCGTCGCGCTCGGAGAGAGCAACGAGCGCAACGGTGACGCGGCCCAGCTTCAGGCGTCGCTGCAGACGGCGCTCGACGCTGCATTCGGCGACGGCACGACGATCGTTCGCGTGCGCGCGGAGTACGCGAACGAGCAGGTCTCGGAGCGCGACGTTCGCCGCCTGCCCGTCGGACTGCAAGCGATTGCCGGTACCAGGCGCAGCGAGAGCTTTGACGGCGGCGGTAAACGCTACCGGCGCGCCGAGGAGGGTGCCGATCGTGGAAGCGACACCCGGGAAATCACCTCGCAGGCGGCGCCCGGAGGGTTGCGGAGGCTTTCGACCGCGGTATTCGTCGACCGCGGTCGATCGACGGACCTCGCGAAGATTCGCGAGCTTGCCGAGGCGGCGGTCGGTTTCGACGCGCGCCGCGGCGACCTGTTGGCGGTCGAAGCCGTCAGCTTCCACCAGCCACCCGAAATGCGCCGGGATGCTTGGGCGCTGTTGTACGGCGCGCTCATTCCCCTCGCGCCGGCACTCGTCGTTGCCATCGGTCTGGTCGTCTGCGTTCGGTTCGCGATTCCACCGTGCGGTGAGCTCGTACGGTCGCTGCTGGAGCGCGCGGCGCTCGAGCGCACGTCGAAAGCGGCCGCAGGCTTCGCGCCGGCACGCGTTCGCAGCTGCTCGAACAAGAACCGCCGCACGCTGCGGCCGCGATCATCAGCGCCCTTCCGGCCGCGACGGCTACCGCCGTACTCGAGCTCTATCCGCCGCACGAACGTGAGGCAATCGTACGGCGAATGCAGCGCAGCCACGCGCCGCTGCTCGACGAAGCGCATGAGCTCCTTCGCCGCCATGCGTGAGTTCGTTCCGTTGACGGCGCTCTTGCGTCCGCTGCAACCGCTTGACGAGCCGGCGCTCCCGGAAGTCGAGATCCGGCCCGAACTCGATCGCGCAACCGTGCACTGCACGCACGCGGCCGATGAGTACGCCATGGCGTTTGGTGCGATTCGCCGTTTTCGTGCGGCGCTCGCCGATGCACTCGATGCCGGCGTGGCGCGCCTCCTGCAGGAGATTGCGGAGAACGTGCTGGCGCGCGAACTCGCGCTGCGAGCTGCGGACGTCGCCTCGATCGTCGCGAAGACGCGCGAACGGCTCGTCGACGAACGGATCGTTGCGGTGCGCGTCCACCCGCGCGATCGCGAAGCGCTTGCGGAGCTGCAGGTCGAAAAAATTAACGACACCTCGCTGCACCCCGGCGATATCGTCGTCGAGCTGCGATCCGGCACGATTGACTTACGGTTATCGGCGCGGCTCGAAGCGGCGATCGCGGCTGCGCACGAATGA
- a CDS encoding flagellar basal body rod C-terminal domain-containing protein, giving the protein MTIDLLDAAASGMDAQRAALDVAARNVAAAEAAGPNGAYPRMIPEFNVADSGAGEPLVEFSGARLERGTNVDILSEMIAVMNASRAYESDASIFDVGKTLAEKTIELGRL; this is encoded by the coding sequence GTGACGATCGATCTCCTCGACGCGGCGGCCAGCGGGATGGACGCGCAGCGGGCGGCGCTCGACGTTGCGGCTCGTAATGTTGCCGCCGCCGAGGCGGCCGGACCGAACGGGGCCTACCCGCGGATGATCCCCGAATTCAATGTTGCCGACTCCGGCGCCGGCGAACCGCTCGTCGAGTTCTCCGGAGCGAGGCTCGAGCGCGGGACGAACGTCGACATCCTCTCCGAGATGATCGCAGTGATGAACGCGTCGCGCGCGTACGAATCGGACGCCTCGATCTTCGACGTCGGTAAGACGCTCGCCGAAAAGACGATCGAGCTGGGGCGCTTATGA
- a CDS encoding DUF3810 family protein, translating to MEEVRPQARAQTFPIQQTLKSSSKVLAIALGAIALLVQPSAAWIESAYSNGAYPVWERIAFAITHRLPWSLGDLAALAGIAAIVWQIVAFARLRRKRWADAAGLVLGCAAVLGLYAVWFELSWGWNYARAPLETRVRFDAARITPAAATLLRQRAMAEMNALAPAAHARAKLPLDREALRAAWLPAVQRSGDTWAPQVGPAKPTIFNPFMLATGTSGFINPLTLNVAVASDLLWFEIPFDYAHEWSHDAAFAREDEANYLAIVACLRSHDPAVQYAGWFELFLYLPQKRHYAKDEFVPLVWQDFVALRKRDARHINVILAHWTWRTYNAYLKTNRIASGIANYDEVTRLMLGIPLDSDGLPAAR from the coding sequence ATCGAAGAAGTACGGCCGCAAGCGCGCGCGCAAACGTTTCCAATACAGCAAACGCTAAAGAGCAGCTCTAAGGTTCTCGCGATCGCGCTGGGCGCGATCGCGCTTCTCGTTCAACCCTCCGCAGCCTGGATCGAAAGCGCCTATTCAAACGGCGCATATCCGGTTTGGGAACGAATCGCCTTTGCGATAACTCACCGATTGCCATGGTCGCTCGGCGATTTGGCGGCGCTGGCGGGCATTGCGGCAATCGTCTGGCAGATCGTGGCCTTTGCGCGCTTGCGGCGCAAGCGCTGGGCCGATGCCGCCGGACTCGTTTTGGGCTGCGCGGCAGTGCTCGGGCTTTACGCCGTCTGGTTCGAACTCAGTTGGGGTTGGAACTACGCGCGCGCTCCGCTCGAAACGCGGGTGCGCTTCGATGCGGCGCGGATCACGCCCGCCGCTGCGACTCTGCTGCGCCAACGAGCGATGGCGGAGATGAACGCGCTCGCGCCGGCCGCGCACGCGCGCGCAAAACTTCCGCTTGACCGCGAGGCGCTGCGCGCCGCGTGGCTTCCGGCCGTGCAGCGTTCGGGCGATACGTGGGCGCCGCAGGTCGGCCCCGCGAAGCCGACGATCTTCAATCCGTTCATGCTTGCCACCGGGACGAGCGGCTTCATCAATCCGCTCACGCTCAACGTCGCCGTCGCCTCCGATCTGCTGTGGTTCGAGATCCCTTTCGACTACGCGCACGAGTGGAGTCACGACGCGGCCTTCGCACGCGAAGACGAAGCAAATTATCTCGCGATCGTCGCCTGCTTGCGGTCGCACGATCCGGCGGTGCAGTACGCCGGCTGGTTCGAGCTCTTCTTGTATCTGCCGCAGAAGCGGCACTACGCGAAGGACGAGTTCGTGCCGCTCGTCTGGCAAGATTTCGTCGCCCTGCGCAAGCGCGACGCGCGCCATATCAACGTCATCCTCGCGCACTGGACGTGGCGCACCTATAACGCCTACTTGAAGACGAATCGCATCGCTTCGGGCATCGCCAACTACGACGAGGTGACGCGCTTAATGCTCGGCATTCCGCTGGATTCCGACGGCTTGCCGGCGGCGAGATAA
- the rpsI gene encoding 30S ribosomal protein S9 has product MQSTGRRKRAVARVKLMLGQGIITVNGKAVDDYFPRPQLLQIVRQPLEATQSLSRFDVRVKAEGGGVTGQAGAVRHGIARALVEMDLSLKETLRKNGFLTRDPREKESKKYGRKRARKRFQYSKR; this is encoded by the coding sequence ATTCAATCGACCGGGCGGCGCAAGCGTGCCGTCGCGCGCGTAAAGCTGATGCTCGGTCAGGGCATCATCACCGTGAACGGTAAGGCCGTCGACGACTACTTTCCACGCCCGCAGCTTCTCCAAATCGTCCGCCAGCCGCTCGAGGCCACGCAGAGCCTCTCGCGCTTCGACGTGCGCGTCAAGGCCGAAGGCGGCGGCGTAACCGGTCAAGCGGGAGCCGTACGCCACGGCATCGCGCGGGCGCTGGTTGAGATGGACTTGTCGCTGAAGGAGACGCTGCGCAAGAACGGCTTCCTGACGCGCGATCCGCGCGAAAAAGAATCGAAGAAGTACGGCCGCAAGCGCGCGCGCAAACGTTTCCAATACAGCAAACGCTAA
- the rplM gene encoding 50S ribosomal protein L13 has translation MRTYQQKTADTEHSWYIVDAAGQRLGVLAVRIARALSGKHKPTWTPHIDDGDHVIVLNAEKIELGGDKWKQKVYYRHSNYPGGLKVQSAQEMHDKHPERLIEKAVRGMLATNRMRDVQLRRLTVYVAGKHPHDAQKPQPLP, from the coding sequence GTGCGCACCTACCAGCAGAAAACTGCCGATACGGAGCATTCTTGGTACATCGTCGACGCTGCCGGTCAGCGTCTCGGCGTCCTTGCCGTCCGGATTGCGCGCGCGCTCTCGGGTAAGCACAAGCCGACCTGGACGCCGCACATCGACGACGGAGATCACGTGATCGTCCTCAACGCCGAGAAGATCGAGCTCGGCGGAGACAAGTGGAAGCAGAAGGTCTACTATCGTCACAGCAACTATCCCGGCGGGCTCAAAGTGCAGAGCGCGCAGGAGATGCACGACAAGCACCCCGAGCGCTTGATCGAGAAGGCCGTGCGCGGCATGCTCGCCACCAATCGCATGCGCGACGTGCAGCTTCGCCGATTGACCGTTTACGTCGCCGGCAAGCATCCCCACGACGCACAAAAGCCGCAGCCGCTGCCGTAG
- the truA gene encoding tRNA pseudouridine(38-40) synthase TruA, with amino-acid sequence MPGLTTLRLTVEYDGSAFAGFQWQPSVRTVAGVLEEALSRLFGEPIKVTGAGRTDSGVHATGQVVSLATTASFAFERLTLALNALLPEDCSVRESCIVDTGFSARFGARARTYLYAILNRPQPSALLCRYAWHVPQRLNLDAVRAGAEHLLGEHDFCAFCGSLPVNSAREPASTVRTLSRFELEQRGSLLRLELAADGFLHRMVRTLVGTLIEIGRERRWPGEIAEILARGERTGAGPVAPAAGLYLAGVRYSDGYNSFAEPPLLALPTAHPWP; translated from the coding sequence CTGCCCGGCCTGACCACCCTCCGCCTGACGGTCGAGTACGACGGCAGCGCGTTTGCCGGATTTCAGTGGCAGCCGTCGGTGCGGACCGTAGCGGGAGTCTTAGAGGAGGCGCTCTCGCGGCTCTTCGGCGAGCCGATCAAAGTAACGGGCGCCGGCCGGACCGACAGCGGCGTGCACGCAACCGGACAGGTCGTCTCGCTGGCGACCACGGCGTCGTTTGCGTTCGAACGCTTGACGCTCGCACTCAATGCGCTCCTGCCCGAGGACTGCTCCGTTCGCGAGTCTTGCATCGTCGACACCGGCTTTTCGGCTCGCTTTGGAGCTCGAGCGCGAACCTATCTCTACGCGATTCTGAATCGACCGCAGCCGAGCGCTCTTTTGTGCCGCTATGCATGGCACGTGCCGCAGCGGCTCAATCTAGACGCCGTGCGCGCGGGGGCCGAGCACCTTCTCGGAGAGCACGACTTCTGCGCTTTTTGCGGTTCGCTGCCGGTGAACTCCGCCCGCGAGCCGGCCTCGACGGTTCGCACGCTCTCGCGCTTCGAGCTCGAGCAGCGGGGATCGCTCCTACGTCTTGAGCTGGCTGCCGACGGCTTCTTACACCGGATGGTCCGGACGCTCGTCGGCACGCTGATCGAGATCGGGCGCGAACGGCGGTGGCCGGGGGAAATCGCCGAAATTCTCGCGCGGGGGGAACGCACCGGCGCCGGTCCCGTCGCCCCGGCCGCCGGGCTCTACCTCGCCGGCGTGCGCTACTCCGACGGGTACAACTCGTTCGCCGAGCCGCCGCTGCTGGCGCTTCCTACCGCGCACCCGTGGCCCTGA
- a CDS encoding phosphatase PAP2 family protein — MIARRLAAAALLVAALCGARALAVEAEYHYLRAGQLDLVLFLPPPPDPGSLQERTDQAQVAATIASRSDSQVRSAEEAVRNVFFFAPSIGPNFDATHDPVTDAFFARIGADVHKLVDQAKDYYERPRPTGAAKRHGSYPSGHAAFAAAAAVVLSQAVPCKRAEIFKQARAFGQNRIVLGLHYPSDIVAGWTSGTLAAYAMMQDSRFQHDLDAAKAELRGACPA; from the coding sequence ATGATTGCTCGCCGCCTGGCGGCCGCCGCGCTGCTCGTTGCGGCGCTCTGCGGCGCGCGCGCCCTCGCGGTTGAGGCCGAGTATCATTATCTGCGCGCCGGACAACTCGATCTCGTGCTCTTTCTCCCGCCTCCGCCCGATCCGGGTTCGTTGCAGGAACGGACCGATCAAGCGCAGGTCGCGGCCACGATCGCTTCGCGCAGCGACTCGCAGGTGCGCAGCGCGGAGGAAGCCGTCCGCAACGTCTTTTTCTTCGCACCCTCCATCGGCCCGAATTTCGACGCGACGCACGATCCCGTTACCGATGCCTTCTTCGCTCGGATCGGCGCGGACGTCCACAAACTCGTGGACCAGGCGAAAGACTATTACGAACGGCCGCGGCCCACCGGCGCCGCCAAGCGGCACGGGTCGTATCCCAGCGGCCACGCGGCCTTCGCCGCGGCGGCGGCGGTCGTCTTGTCGCAGGCCGTACCGTGCAAGCGGGCGGAGATCTTCAAGCAGGCGCGCGCCTTCGGCCAGAACCGGATCGTTCTTGGCCTTCATTATCCAAGCGATATCGTCGCGGGCTGGACCTCCGGCACCCTGGCCGCTTACGCGATGATGCAGGACAGCCGGTTCCAACACGACCTTGACGCCGCAAAGGCAGAGCTGCGCGGAGCCTGCCCGGCCTGA